One Panicum virgatum strain AP13 chromosome 3N, P.virgatum_v5, whole genome shotgun sequence DNA segment encodes these proteins:
- the LOC120663622 gene encoding protein GL2-INTERACTING REPRESSOR 1-like, which yields MSRGSGSGVRSGRLELQLNLSPPAAVGMEVGQDDSDSSSPTSCVSSDGRSSSGGSPGSKSPMVIGACTRCLMYCMVAKKDYPTCINCKQPCLVDLLHGEAGGAEADDKKRGKRK from the coding sequence ATGAGCCGGGGCAGCGGTAGTGGGGTGAGGAGCGGGCGGCTGGAGCTGCAGCTGAACctgtccccgccggcggccgtgggGATGGAGGTCGGGCAGGACGACAGCGACTCGTCGTCGCCGACCTCGTGCGTGTCGTCGGacgggcggagctcgagcggcgGCAGCCCCGGGAGCAAGTCCCCCATGGTGATCGGCGCCTGCACGCGCTGCCTCATGTACTGCATGGTGGCCAAGAAGGACTACCCGACCTGCATCAACTGCAAGCAGCCGTGCCTCGtggacctcctccacggcgaggccggcggcgccgaggccgaCGACAAGAAGCGCGGCAAGCGCAAGTGA
- the LOC120663621 gene encoding MTOR-associated protein MEAK7-like → MGNSQASPASASSSRFVMASRAFSKQELDSLRALYTSLAAQSQTSRRAISRPVFLEYYGVRGPLGERLFQLVSKESGGSDGITFEDLIISKATYGRGTRDEVDEFIYQICDVTGDGVLTRSDLESVLASIHETVFAENKGVGDGSNDRTFEALLNSAVFSKDAEGVSEKAMSLSDFRNWCTLLPSLRKFLGNLLMPPDSGRPGFEVPLLHYPENISTDLLLLNKEYAWHIGGGFSQHEVQEWNLLYHSSLHGQSFNTFLGKVTNGDAQTVLIVKDTEGSVYGGYASQPWERHSDFYGDMKTFLFKLYPQASIFRPTGANKNLQWCAINFSSENIPNGIGFGGQPHHFGLFLSANFDHGHSFTCSTFTSPPLSKTNRFRPEVIECWGIQMRGAQDEKPELVKGTVLERFKEDRNMLKLVGLANSSD, encoded by the exons atggggaaCTCGCAGGCTTCACCGGCGTCCGCCTCCAGCTCCCGATTCGTCATGGCCTCCAG GGCCTTCTCGAAGCAGGAGCTGGATAGCCTCCGTGCGCTATACACCTCCCTCGCAGCTCAGTCACAGACCAGCCGCCGCGCTATCTCACGCCCCGTCTTCCTC GAGTACTATGGGGTGCGGGGGCCGTTAGGCGAGAGGCTGTTCCAGTTGGTGTCTAAGGAGAGTGGCGGGAGCGATGGAATCACGTTCGAGGATTTGATCATCTCCAAA GCAACATATGGAAGGGGCACTCGAGACGAGGTTGATGAGTTCATTTATCAAATATGTGACGTTACAGGAGATGGTGTCTTAACAAG GTCTGATCTGGAATCTGTCTTGGCGTCCATTCATGAAACTGTATTTGCAGAAAACAAGGGAGTTGGGGACGGTTCCAATGACAGAACGTTTGAAGCACTCCTCAACTCTGCAGTATTTTCGAAGGATGCTGAAGGGGTCTCAGAGAAGGCTATGTCATTATCAGACTTTAGGAACTGGTGCACTCTCTTGCCATCATTGAGGAAATTCCTTGGAAATTTGTTGATGCCCCCTGATTCAG GCAGACCAGGGTTTGAAGTACCACTGCTTCACTATCCTGAAAACATCTCCACTGATTTGCTACTTCTAAATAAAGAGTATGCCTGGCATATTGGAGGTGGCTTTTCCCAACATGAGGTGCAAGAATGGAACCTTTTATATCATAGTTCTCTTCATGGGCAAAGCTTCAACACTTTCTTAGGCAAAGTAAC CAATGGTGATGCTCAGACTGTTCTAATTGTTAAAGATACAGAAGGATCAGTTTATGGTGGATATGCATCACAGCCTTGGGAAAGGCACAGTGATTTTTATGGTGACATGAAGACATTCCTCTTCAAATTATACCCTCAAGCATCCATTTTCCGCCCTACAGgagcaaacaaaaatttgcaatgG TGTGCTATAAACTTCAGCTCTGAGAACATACCTAATGGTATTGGATTTGGAGGGCAGCCCCATCATTTTGGGCTCTTCTTATCTGCAAATTTCGATCATGGGCACTCATTTACTTGTAGCACGTTTACCAGCCCTCCTCTTTCCAAGACAAACAGGTTCAGGCCAGAAGTCATTGAATGCTGGGGGATACAAATGAGGGGAGCACAAGATGAAAAACCGGAGCTTGTCAAGGGGACAGTCCTTGAGAGATTCAAGGAGGATCGTAACATGCTGAAGTTGGTTGGTTTGGCAAATTCGAGTGATTAA